One Thioclava electrotropha DNA segment encodes these proteins:
- a CDS encoding low temperature requirement protein A — MPTGIRPLIARDPREGHRAATQLELFFDLVSVVAIASVTVTLHHAISEGHGPEMLLNFIALFAVIWWAWMNFTWFASAFDNGDALFILLTMVVMSGAAVFAGGVESITTSLDFSYALVGWIIMRIGMIALWLRAARSNPDYRRSAVRYAIGIAVAQALWIALYFAMPPNHAAFLAVFAAIFVVELAVPVWAERARETPWHRHHLIERYGLLNIIVLGEVVVSISLMFGHLYEGQAEAPLIFAAVSGLVIVFALWWLYFLESEDHLETSEFRRAIVWGYGHVIVFAAGALVAAGLGAVMDVVTHHSEIDASTASGWVAGPVALYLFGLWFIRDRFREGLLRQHLLLAGTAVVAILAFAGAPVSVTAVALVLLTAMRAAGTARASD, encoded by the coding sequence ATGCCCACAGGAATTCGCCCCCTCATCGCCCGCGATCCGCGCGAGGGCCACCGCGCGGCCACGCAGCTCGAACTGTTTTTCGATCTGGTCAGTGTGGTCGCCATTGCTTCGGTCACGGTGACGCTACACCACGCGATTTCCGAAGGGCACGGGCCGGAGATGCTGCTCAACTTCATCGCCCTGTTCGCGGTGATTTGGTGGGCCTGGATGAACTTCACATGGTTCGCCTCAGCCTTCGACAATGGCGATGCGCTGTTCATCCTGCTGACGATGGTGGTGATGAGCGGAGCCGCGGTCTTTGCCGGCGGGGTCGAGTCCATCACCACCTCGCTCGATTTCAGCTACGCGCTGGTCGGCTGGATCATCATGCGCATCGGAATGATCGCGCTGTGGCTGCGGGCCGCGCGATCAAACCCCGACTATCGGCGCTCGGCGGTGCGCTATGCCATCGGCATCGCGGTGGCTCAGGCGCTCTGGATCGCGCTTTATTTCGCAATGCCGCCCAACCACGCCGCCTTCCTTGCCGTGTTCGCCGCGATCTTTGTGGTGGAGCTGGCCGTTCCGGTCTGGGCCGAGCGCGCCCGCGAGACGCCTTGGCATCGCCACCACCTTATCGAACGTTACGGCCTGTTGAACATTATCGTTCTGGGCGAGGTCGTGGTCTCGATCTCGCTGATGTTCGGTCATCTCTATGAGGGCCAAGCCGAGGCGCCGCTGATCTTCGCCGCAGTCTCGGGGCTGGTGATCGTCTTCGCTCTGTGGTGGCTCTATTTCCTTGAAAGCGAAGACCATTTGGAAACGTCGGAATTTCGTCGCGCCATCGTCTGGGGCTACGGCCATGTTATCGTCTTTGCCGCCGGCGCGCTGGTCGCGGCAGGCTTGGGCGCGGTGATGGATGTCGTGACCCATCATTCCGAGATCGACGCATCCACCGCTTCAGGCTGGGTCGCAGGTCCCGTTGCACTTTACCTGTTCGGATTATGGTTCATCCGGGACAGGTTCCGCGAAGGTCTGCTGCGCCAGCACCTGCTCTTGGCCGGGACCGCTGTGGTCGCGATCCTCGCTTTCGCTGGCGCTCCGGTCTCGGTCACCGCCGTAGCGCTGGTCCTGTTGACCGCGATGCGAGCCGCAGGCACCGCTCGCGCAAGCGACTAA
- a CDS encoding ABC transporter permease gives MNIRNIPREAILGLVIVALCGVIAARFPAFVRPSNLLSVATDTAPLIMLALGQFAVILTRCIDLSVAANLALTGMICALLNMAMPGFPMVLMLALALIVGAFLGAVNGALVWKVGIPPIVVTLGTMTVFRGIIFLLSGGSWVNAHEMSDSFTQFPRIPFLGVELLAWIAVIAVTGVYLLVTRTPLGRAFYAVGGNPHAAVYTGIDVGKTQVLAFVLSGALAGMTGYLWVARYAVAYVEIANGFELDVVAACVIGGVAIAGGAGSVGGVVLGALFLGVIKNALPVVNISPFWQLAISGAAIIIAVALNARSNRPKGRIILKKAEHTHEPV, from the coding sequence ATGAACATTCGCAACATCCCGCGCGAGGCGATCCTCGGGCTTGTCATCGTCGCGCTCTGCGGCGTGATCGCGGCGCGCTTCCCCGCCTTTGTGCGCCCTTCGAACCTGCTCAGCGTCGCGACCGACACCGCGCCCCTGATCATGCTGGCGCTTGGCCAATTCGCGGTGATCCTGACGCGCTGCATCGACCTGTCGGTGGCCGCGAACCTCGCCCTGACGGGGATGATCTGCGCGCTTCTCAACATGGCAATGCCGGGCTTTCCGATGGTGCTGATGCTGGCGCTCGCGCTGATCGTCGGCGCGTTCCTCGGGGCGGTCAACGGGGCGCTGGTGTGGAAAGTCGGTATCCCGCCGATCGTGGTCACGCTCGGCACGATGACGGTGTTTCGCGGTATCATCTTCCTGCTCTCGGGCGGGTCGTGGGTCAACGCGCATGAGATGAGCGACAGCTTCACCCAGTTCCCGCGCATCCCTTTCCTCGGGGTCGAGTTGCTGGCGTGGATCGCCGTTATCGCTGTCACGGGCGTCTACCTGCTGGTGACGCGCACGCCCTTGGGGCGCGCCTTCTACGCGGTGGGCGGCAACCCCCATGCCGCGGTCTATACCGGCATCGACGTGGGGAAGACGCAGGTCCTCGCCTTCGTTCTGTCGGGGGCGCTTGCGGGGATGACCGGCTATCTCTGGGTCGCGCGCTACGCGGTCGCCTATGTCGAGATCGCGAACGGGTTCGAGCTCGACGTGGTCGCGGCCTGCGTCATCGGCGGCGTGGCGATCGCGGGCGGTGCGGGCTCTGTCGGCGGCGTTGTGCTTGGTGCGCTGTTCCTCGGCGTGATCAAGAACGCGCTGCCGGTCGTGAACATCTCGCCCTTCTGGCAGCTCGCGATCTCGGGCGCTGCGATCATCATCGCGGTGGCGCTGAACGCGCGGTCGAACCGGCCCAAGGGGCGCATCATCCTCAAGAAAGCGGAGCATACCCATGAGCCTGTATGA
- a CDS encoding FGGY-family carbohydrate kinase: MTAPRHIAVIDVGKTNAKLALVDARSLEEIAVVTRPNRVLPGPPWPHFDLEGHWAFFLEHLSAFHAEHGVDAISVTTHGASAVLLDEERQLAVPMLDYEHDGPEASAAEYDRLRPDFARTGSPRLPVGLNLGAQLHWQFTTWPDLHDRVAHIVTYPQYWGLLLTGNLATDVTSLGCHTDLWSPWEARFSELPQRLGIAEKIAPPQQPGRVLGTLRDELAERTGIAPKTPVMVGIHDSNASLLPYLGSEEPFSVVSTGTWVIAMAIGAARKPLDPARDTLINVNALDAPVPSARFMGGREYELLREGSDATPTPQACAKILAQGTMILPSAVPGTGPFPEQALKWIGEARTPTERMAAIDFYLAMMTESCLDLIGALGPAIVEGPFASNPAYLDMLAALRPDGVRVAQSATGTSVGAALLALPENAPPEARPHPRPAQADALQAYFERWREAILHEV; encoded by the coding sequence ATGACCGCGCCGCGCCATATCGCCGTGATCGATGTCGGCAAGACCAATGCGAAACTCGCGCTGGTCGATGCCCGAAGCCTCGAAGAGATCGCCGTCGTCACGCGCCCGAACCGGGTGCTGCCGGGGCCGCCCTGGCCGCATTTCGATCTCGAGGGGCACTGGGCGTTTTTTCTCGAGCACCTCAGCGCCTTCCATGCCGAACATGGTGTCGACGCGATCTCGGTGACGACCCATGGCGCCTCGGCGGTGCTGCTGGACGAGGAGCGCCAGCTTGCCGTGCCGATGCTGGATTACGAACACGATGGCCCGGAGGCCAGCGCCGCGGAATATGACCGCCTGCGCCCGGATTTCGCGCGCACCGGGTCGCCGCGGCTTCCGGTCGGGCTCAATCTCGGCGCGCAGCTCCATTGGCAATTCACGACATGGCCGGATCTGCATGACCGGGTCGCGCATATCGTGACCTATCCGCAATATTGGGGTCTGCTGTTGACCGGGAACCTCGCGACGGACGTGACGTCGCTGGGCTGCCATACGGACCTGTGGAGCCCTTGGGAGGCGCGCTTCTCCGAACTGCCGCAGCGCCTCGGGATCGCCGAGAAGATCGCACCGCCACAGCAGCCGGGCAGGGTGCTCGGCACGTTGCGCGACGAACTCGCAGAGCGGACTGGTATCGCCCCGAAGACTCCCGTCATGGTCGGCATCCACGACTCCAACGCGTCGCTGCTGCCCTATCTCGGATCGGAGGAACCTTTCTCCGTCGTGTCCACCGGAACGTGGGTGATCGCGATGGCGATCGGGGCTGCACGCAAGCCGCTTGATCCTGCGCGCGATACGCTGATCAACGTCAATGCGCTGGATGCGCCGGTGCCCTCCGCGCGTTTCATGGGCGGGCGCGAATACGAGTTGCTGCGGGAAGGCAGTGACGCGACGCCCACTCCGCAGGCCTGTGCCAAGATCCTCGCGCAAGGGACGATGATCCTGCCCTCTGCGGTGCCCGGGACAGGACCTTTCCCCGAGCAGGCGCTCAAATGGATCGGCGAGGCAAGAACGCCGACCGAACGGATGGCCGCGATCGACTTCTATCTCGCGATGATGACGGAAAGCTGCCTCGACCTGATCGGTGCGCTCGGTCCAGCGATCGTCGAGGGGCCGTTTGCATCGAACCCGGCCTATCTCGACATGCTCGCAGCCTTGCGGCCCGATGGCGTTCGGGTCGCGCAGTCGGCGACGGGAACATCCGTGGGTGCGGCCTTGCTTGCGCTGCCGGAGAATGCGCCTCCCGAAGCTCGCCCTCATCCACGCCCGGCCCAAGCCGATGCTTTGCAGGCGTATTTCGAGAGATGGCGTGAAGCGATCTTGCACGAGGTCTGA
- the rhaS gene encoding rhamnose ABC transporter substrate-binding protein has product MKLTKLVTTAAVALAMMAGTASAKEMRIALVVKALGIGFFEAAHKGAEEAAKDLGDVKVIYTGPTDTTAEGQIEVLNSLIAQNVDAIAVTANDTDALVPTLKKAMQRGITVISWDSGVAAGGREMQLNPSSTELIGKMLIKMAADNMPDGGDVAVLSASSTATNQNNWIAAMKDDMGNYPNINLVATVYGDDLADKSYREAKGLIEKYPNLKAIIAPTSVGIVAAAKAVTDAGKIGEINVTGLGLPSEMAAYVENGASKSFAIWNPIDLGYAATEIAYNLAKGNAKAEPGAKIPMGRLGEVTLDDNTEGAMADPFVYDKSNIEQFKDIF; this is encoded by the coding sequence ATGAAACTGACCAAACTTGTCACCACCGCTGCTGTGGCGCTGGCCATGATGGCGGGCACGGCGTCGGCGAAGGAGATGCGGATCGCGCTCGTCGTCAAGGCGCTCGGCATCGGCTTCTTCGAGGCCGCTCACAAGGGCGCGGAAGAGGCTGCGAAGGATCTGGGCGACGTGAAGGTGATCTACACCGGTCCGACCGACACCACCGCCGAAGGCCAGATCGAAGTGCTCAACTCGCTGATCGCGCAGAATGTCGACGCGATCGCAGTGACCGCGAACGACACCGACGCGCTCGTGCCGACGCTGAAGAAAGCGATGCAGCGCGGGATCACCGTGATCTCGTGGGATTCCGGTGTCGCAGCCGGTGGCCGCGAGATGCAGCTCAACCCGTCCTCGACCGAGCTGATCGGCAAGATGCTTATCAAGATGGCCGCCGACAACATGCCCGATGGCGGCGATGTCGCGGTGCTTTCGGCCAGCTCGACCGCGACGAACCAGAACAACTGGATCGCGGCGATGAAGGACGACATGGGCAACTATCCCAACATCAACCTCGTCGCGACCGTTTATGGCGACGACCTCGCCGATAAATCCTATCGCGAGGCGAAAGGCCTGATCGAGAAATACCCGAACCTCAAGGCGATCATCGCACCGACCTCGGTGGGCATCGTGGCGGCGGCCAAAGCCGTGACCGATGCGGGCAAGATCGGCGAGATCAATGTGACCGGTCTGGGCCTGCCCTCGGAGATGGCGGCCTATGTCGAGAACGGTGCCTCGAAGAGCTTTGCGATCTGGAACCCGATCGATCTGGGCTATGCCGCGACCGAGATCGCCTACAACCTCGCCAAGGGGAATGCGAAGGCGGAGCCCGGCGCGAAGATCCCGATGGGTCGTCTGGGTGAAGTGACGCTCGACGACAATACCGAGGGCGCGATGGCCGATCCCTTCGTCTATGACAAATCGAACATCGAGCAGTTCAAAGACATCTTCTGA
- a CDS encoding ABC transporter permease produces MSLYEPHADMTDTGTSRSIPDRLTSPLRRNLLGWESLLLIVGIAIFILNSFASPYFLSAWSLSDATFNFTEKAMIAFAMALLIVAGEIDLSVASIIALASTAMGAAATAGAGTPVLVLIGLGTGLLCGAFNGALVTRLGLPSIVVTIGTMSLFRGISYIVLGDGAYRGYPATFQWFGQGYVFWVISFEFALFAVLAVIFGILLHKTNFGRAVYAVGNNPTAALFSGIRVQRVKMTLFLLTGLMSGVAAICLTARLGSTRPSIALGMELEVVTMVVLGGVSILGGAGSIPGVVIAAFVLGLVTFGLGLLNVPGIVMSIFTGALLIGVIALPRLIAKWRK; encoded by the coding sequence ATGAGCCTGTATGAGCCCCATGCGGACATGACTGACACTGGCACCTCGCGGTCGATCCCCGACCGGCTGACCTCGCCGCTGCGCCGCAACCTGCTGGGTTGGGAGAGCTTGCTGTTGATCGTGGGCATCGCGATCTTCATCCTCAACTCTTTCGCCTCGCCCTATTTCCTGAGCGCGTGGAGCCTGTCGGACGCGACCTTCAACTTCACCGAGAAGGCGATGATCGCCTTCGCGATGGCGCTATTGATCGTCGCCGGCGAGATCGACCTCTCGGTCGCCTCGATCATCGCGCTGGCCTCGACCGCGATGGGGGCCGCCGCGACGGCGGGGGCGGGGACGCCGGTTCTGGTGTTGATCGGGCTGGGGACGGGCCTGCTATGCGGTGCGTTCAACGGCGCACTCGTCACGCGGCTCGGGCTTCCTTCGATCGTGGTGACCATCGGGACGATGAGTCTGTTTCGCGGCATCTCTTATATCGTGCTGGGCGACGGCGCCTATCGTGGCTATCCCGCAACCTTCCAATGGTTCGGGCAGGGCTACGTGTTCTGGGTGATCTCGTTCGAGTTCGCGCTCTTCGCCGTGCTCGCGGTGATCTTCGGTATCCTGCTGCACAAGACGAATTTCGGCCGCGCGGTCTATGCTGTGGGCAACAACCCGACGGCGGCCCTGTTCTCGGGTATCCGGGTTCAACGGGTGAAGATGACGCTGTTCCTGCTGACCGGGCTGATGTCCGGGGTGGCTGCGATCTGCCTCACCGCACGGCTGGGCTCGACCCGTCCGTCCATCGCCTTGGGCATGGAGCTCGAGGTGGTCACGATGGTCGTGCTGGGTGGCGTGTCGATCCTCGGCGGTGCGGGTTCGATCCCGGGCGTCGTGATCGCGGCCTTCGTGCTCGGGCTCGTGACCTTCGGGCTGGGCCTGCTGAACGTGCCGGGCATCGTGATGTCGATCTTCACCGGGGCGCTTCTGATCGGGGTCATCGCGCTGCCGCGCCTGATCGCGAAGTGGAGGAAATAA
- a CDS encoding sugar ABC transporter ATP-binding protein, translating into MTQTDQSPGGARVLDLEGIVKTFPGVKALDGVNLSLRAGEVTALVGENGAGKSTIVKILTGIYQPDGGEILLDGAPTRFPDADAAARAGVTAIHQETVLFEELTVAENIFIGHAPRGRFGMIDWAAMRKRATEILRSIGADIDAEVKLADLGIASRHLVAIARALSVDARVVIMDEPTAALSHKEIEELFELVDMLKSQGKAILFISHKFDEIFRVADRYTVFRDGQFVGEGKITDVTHDDLVKMMVGRAVDQVFPKRTPSIGAPVLTVAGYSHPTEFEDINFTLRRGEILGFYGLVGAGRSEFMQSLIGITKPSKGAVRIDDHVRVIRSPAAAIDEGIVYVPEDRGKQGAITELPIFQNVTLPSLGKTSRHGFTRMAEEFALARTYCERLDLRAASLDTTVGSLSGGNQQKVVIAKWLATQPRVIILDEPTKGIDIGSKAAVHDFMAELAAEGLAVIMVSSEIPEILGMSDRVIVMREGRIVAELEGDELSPEVLVRHAAGIEEPMEAAQ; encoded by the coding sequence ATGACACAGACAGATCAGAGCCCGGGCGGAGCCCGCGTGCTCGACCTTGAAGGCATCGTGAAAACCTTTCCCGGCGTGAAGGCGCTCGATGGGGTGAACCTGTCGCTCCGGGCCGGCGAGGTCACGGCGCTGGTGGGCGAGAACGGCGCTGGCAAATCGACGATCGTGAAGATCCTGACCGGGATCTACCAGCCCGACGGGGGCGAGATCCTGCTCGATGGTGCGCCGACCCGCTTTCCCGACGCCGATGCCGCCGCGCGCGCCGGTGTCACCGCGATCCATCAGGAAACCGTGCTGTTTGAAGAGCTGACGGTCGCCGAGAACATCTTCATCGGTCACGCGCCGCGCGGACGTTTCGGGATGATCGACTGGGCCGCGATGCGCAAGCGCGCCACCGAGATCCTGCGCTCGATCGGGGCCGATATCGACGCCGAGGTGAAGCTCGCCGATCTCGGGATCGCCTCGCGCCACCTCGTGGCCATCGCCCGTGCGCTCTCGGTCGATGCGCGCGTCGTGATCATGGACGAACCGACCGCCGCGCTCTCGCATAAGGAAATCGAGGAGCTGTTCGAGCTGGTCGATATGCTGAAAAGCCAGGGCAAGGCGATCCTATTCATTTCGCATAAGTTCGACGAAATCTTCCGTGTCGCTGACCGCTATACGGTGTTCCGCGACGGGCAATTCGTCGGTGAGGGAAAGATCACCGATGTGACCCACGACGATCTGGTGAAGATGATGGTGGGCCGCGCGGTCGATCAAGTCTTCCCCAAGCGCACGCCGTCCATCGGCGCGCCGGTCCTGACGGTCGCGGGCTATTCGCACCCGACCGAATTCGAAGACATTAATTTCACCCTGCGACGCGGCGAAATCCTCGGCTTCTACGGGCTGGTCGGCGCGGGCCGGTCGGAATTCATGCAGTCGCTGATCGGGATCACCAAACCGTCGAAAGGCGCGGTGCGTATCGACGATCATGTGCGCGTGATCCGCTCGCCCGCCGCCGCGATCGACGAAGGCATCGTCTATGTGCCCGAAGACCGTGGCAAGCAGGGCGCGATCACCGAATTGCCGATCTTCCAGAACGTCACGCTACCCTCGCTGGGCAAGACGTCGCGGCACGGCTTCACCCGGATGGCCGAAGAATTCGCGCTGGCCCGGACCTATTGCGAACGGCTCGATCTGCGCGCGGCCTCGCTGGATACGACCGTGGGGTCGCTCTCGGGCGGCAATCAGCAGAAGGTGGTCATCGCGAAATGGCTGGCGACGCAGCCGCGGGTGATCATCCTCGACGAGCCGACCAAGGGGATCGATATCGGCTCCAAGGCGGCGGTGCACGACTTCATGGCGGAGCTCGCCGCCGAAGGACTGGCCGTGATCATGGTCAGCTCGGAAATCCCCGAAATCCTCGGCATGTCCGACCGTGTCATCGTGATGCGCGAGGGCCGGATCGTGGCCGAACTGGAAGGCGACGAGTTGTCGCCGGAAGTGCTGGTGCGCCATGCCGCCGGGATCGAAGAGCCGATGGAGGCGGCACAATGA
- a CDS encoding bifunctional rhamnulose-1-phosphate aldolase/short-chain dehydrogenase, which yields MNTASARLQSKWDEAKAKDMSEAEKLLYRSNLLGSDKRITNYGGGNTSAKVMERDPLSGDMVEVLWVKGSGGDVGSIKMDGFATLYMSKLEALKGLYRGVEFEDEMVGYLPHCTFNLNPRAASIDTPLHAYVPKKHVDHMHPDAIIAIAASKNSKELTQEIFGDQIGWLPWKKPGYELGLWLEDFCKKNPDAKGVVLESHGLFTWADDAKDCYELTLEIINKAMGWFEEQTAGKAIFGGTKHESLAPDARRAVAARLMPAIRGMVSGKQHMVGHFTDNDAVLEFVNSNRMEELAALGTSCPDHFLRTKIRPLVVAFDPAKGNLDAVLEGLPQQVAEYRDDYAAYYERCKHDDSPALRDPNAVVYLIPGVGMLTFAKDKATARISGEFYVNAINVMRGASTVSDYVGLPEQEAFDIEYWLLEEAKLQRMPKPKSLAGRVALVTGGAGGIGAATAQRYLTEGACVMLADIDTEALTKTRDQLAASFGADMVRTVEMNVTSEDAVAAAYADIAVEFGGVDILVSNAGIASSAPVEDTTLDLWNKNMSILSTGYFLVSREAFKVMRAQDIGGSIIFVASKNGLAASPNASAYCTAKASEIHLARCLALEGAEAGIRVNVVNPDAVLRGSKIWSGEWLDQRASTYGTDKEGLEEMYRQRSMLKRNVLPEDIAEAAYFFASEQTAKSTGNIINVDAGNVQAFTR from the coding sequence ATGAACACCGCGTCCGCGCGGCTTCAGTCCAAGTGGGACGAAGCCAAGGCCAAGGACATGTCCGAAGCCGAGAAACTGCTCTATCGCTCGAACTTGCTGGGGTCCGACAAGCGGATCACCAATTACGGCGGCGGCAACACCTCCGCGAAGGTGATGGAGCGCGATCCGCTCTCGGGCGATATGGTCGAGGTGCTTTGGGTGAAAGGTTCGGGCGGCGATGTCGGCTCGATCAAGATGGACGGGTTCGCGACGCTCTACATGTCGAAGCTCGAGGCGCTCAAAGGCCTCTATCGCGGCGTGGAGTTCGAGGACGAAATGGTCGGCTACCTGCCCCATTGCACCTTCAACCTGAACCCGCGCGCGGCTTCGATCGACACACCGCTGCACGCCTATGTGCCCAAGAAGCATGTCGATCACATGCACCCCGATGCGATCATCGCCATCGCTGCGTCGAAGAACTCCAAAGAGCTCACGCAGGAAATCTTCGGCGACCAGATCGGCTGGCTGCCGTGGAAGAAGCCCGGCTACGAGCTGGGATTGTGGCTGGAAGATTTCTGCAAGAAGAACCCCGACGCCAAGGGTGTCGTGCTCGAAAGCCACGGGCTGTTCACCTGGGCCGATGACGCGAAAGATTGCTACGAGCTCACGCTCGAGATCATCAACAAGGCGATGGGCTGGTTCGAAGAACAGACCGCCGGCAAGGCGATCTTCGGCGGCACCAAGCACGAAAGCCTCGCCCCCGATGCACGCCGCGCCGTCGCCGCCCGCCTGATGCCCGCGATCCGCGGCATGGTCTCTGGCAAGCAGCACATGGTGGGCCATTTCACCGATAACGACGCGGTGCTGGAATTCGTCAATTCTAACCGGATGGAAGAGCTGGCGGCGCTTGGCACCTCCTGCCCCGACCACTTCCTGCGCACGAAAATTCGCCCGCTCGTCGTGGCGTTCGATCCGGCCAAAGGCAATCTCGACGCGGTGCTCGAAGGGCTGCCGCAGCAGGTGGCCGAGTATCGCGACGATTACGCCGCCTATTACGAGCGCTGCAAACATGACGACAGTCCGGCTCTGCGCGACCCGAACGCCGTGGTCTATCTGATCCCGGGCGTGGGCATGCTCACCTTTGCCAAGGACAAGGCGACCGCCCGCATTTCGGGCGAGTTCTATGTCAACGCGATCAACGTGATGCGCGGTGCCTCGACGGTCAGCGACTATGTCGGCCTGCCCGAACAGGAAGCCTTCGACATCGAATACTGGCTTCTGGAAGAGGCGAAGCTGCAGCGGATGCCGAAACCGAAATCGCTGGCAGGCCGCGTGGCGCTCGTCACTGGCGGCGCGGGCGGGATCGGCGCGGCCACGGCGCAGCGCTACCTGACCGAGGGCGCCTGCGTGATGCTCGCCGATATCGACACCGAGGCGCTGACGAAGACCCGCGACCAGCTCGCCGCCAGCTTCGGCGCCGACATGGTTCGCACGGTCGAGATGAACGTGACCTCCGAGGACGCAGTTGCCGCCGCCTATGCGGATATCGCGGTGGAGTTCGGCGGGGTGGACATTCTGGTCTCGAATGCCGGGATCGCCTCCTCCGCTCCGGTCGAGGACACCACGCTCGATCTGTGGAACAAGAACATGTCGATCCTGTCGACGGGCTATTTCCTCGTCTCGCGCGAAGCCTTCAAGGTGATGCGCGCGCAGGATATCGGCGGCTCGATCATCTTCGTGGCCTCGAAGAACGGCCTCGCCGCCTCCCCGAACGCGTCGGCCTATTGCACCGCGAAAGCCTCCGAGATCCATCTCGCCCGCTGTCTCGCGCTCGAAGGGGCGGAAGCGGGTATCCGTGTGAACGTGGTGAACCCGGATGCGGTGCTGCGCGGCTCGAAGATCTGGTCGGGCGAATGGCTCGATCAGCGCGCCTCGACCTACGGCACCGACAAGGAGGGGCTGGAGGAGATGTATCGCCAGCGCTCGATGCTCAAGCGCAACGTGCTGCCCGAGGACATCGCCGAGGCCGCCTATTTCTTCGCCTCCGAGCA
- the rhaM gene encoding L-rhamnose mutarotase has product MEKFAFRMQLNPGCREEYIRRHDEIWPELVQLLKEAGVEDYSIHLDPETDSLFGVLWRREDHGMDGLPDHPVMQKWWAHMADIMATNPDNSPVSVPLETVFHLK; this is encoded by the coding sequence ATGGAGAAATTCGCCTTTCGGATGCAGCTCAACCCCGGTTGCCGCGAGGAATATATCCGCCGCCATGATGAGATCTGGCCTGAGCTGGTGCAGTTGCTGAAAGAGGCCGGGGTCGAGGATTACTCGATCCATCTCGATCCCGAGACGGACTCGCTGTTCGGTGTGCTCTGGCGGCGTGAGGATCACGGAATGGACGGTCTGCCGGACCATCCGGTGATGCAGAAATGGTGGGCCCATATGGCCGATATCATGGCGACGAACCCGGATAATTCCCCGGTTTCCGTTCCGCTCGAGACCGTGTTTCATCTGAAATGA
- a CDS encoding DeoR/GlpR family DNA-binding transcription regulator, with protein MHEKERHRIILSAVQDRPVVTVPDMCALTGASEATIRRDIASLHVAKKLRRVRGGAEALNPTKFPGLAGRPFTLNETLRIAQKQAIARAAVELCDDGDPIIINGGTTTFQMVHPLATRQMQIFTNSFPIAEHLLKNSKNAILLSGGVIYREQNIVLSPFENDVTRNFYAKRMFMGAQGVGPLGLMEADPLLIQAEHKLIGQADELVVLVDSTKFQKRSSLVLCPLDRAHTIITDDEITDRAAAMLEAAGVNLIVAHPTAAKQQEAGA; from the coding sequence ATGCACGAGAAAGAACGCCACAGGATCATTCTGTCTGCGGTTCAGGACAGGCCCGTCGTGACGGTGCCTGACATGTGTGCGCTCACCGGCGCGTCGGAGGCGACGATCCGGCGCGATATCGCGTCTTTGCACGTGGCAAAAAAGCTGCGTCGTGTGCGCGGCGGGGCAGAGGCCCTCAATCCCACGAAGTTCCCCGGGCTGGCCGGGCGTCCCTTCACGCTGAACGAAACGCTCAGGATCGCTCAGAAGCAAGCAATTGCCCGCGCGGCGGTCGAGCTGTGCGACGATGGCGATCCGATCATCATCAATGGCGGCACCACCACCTTCCAGATGGTGCACCCTCTGGCCACGCGCCAGATGCAGATCTTCACCAACAGCTTCCCGATCGCGGAGCACCTGCTGAAGAATTCGAAGAACGCGATCCTGCTGTCGGGCGGTGTCATCTACCGCGAGCAGAATATCGTCCTCAGCCCGTTCGAGAATGACGTGACGCGTAACTTCTACGCCAAGCGGATGTTCATGGGCGCGCAGGGCGTGGGGCCGCTGGGTCTGATGGAGGCGGACCCGCTGCTGATCCAGGCCGAGCACAAGTTGATCGGACAAGCCGATGAACTGGTCGTGCTCGTCGATTCGACGAAATTCCAGAAACGCTCGTCTCTGGTTCTGTGCCCGCTCGACCGGGCGCATACCATCATCACCGATGACGAGATCACCGATCGTGCGGCAGCCATGCTTGAGGCTGCCGGCGTCAACCTGATCGTGGCGCATCCGACCGCCGCGAAGCAGCAAGAAGCCGGAGCCTGA